In Paenibacillus stellifer, the DNA window TGCTCCATATCGGCTTGGTTCACCTCGGTCACCTTCTCCATCCGGAAGGTGCCGAGAATCGATGCCAGCGCCTTGCTTCCGGCCGGGGTAACGGTTACGGCCAGCACAGTCGCCGCGACTACTGCGGCTGCCGTCCAGCGGCGCATCCGCCCCTTTCTTACGCGGCGCGCTGCGGCAGGCGCTTCTTCCTTCTTCATTACGGCGGCGGGTCCGCTCACGGCAGCCGCTTCGCCGGAAGCCAGGCGGCTGTCCGCTTGAAGCCGCAGGTCCCGCGGCATCTCTCCGGCAGCATCCGCCTTCACTAGTTCCTCCGCTGGAGCCGGATAAACGGCTTGCTCCGCCCGCAGCCCTTCCTGTCCAGCTTCCATGGCCCGCCGTTCCAGCGCTTCCCATGCTGCGGAAGCCGGCTCCCGCTCCAGTGTCTGTCTTATCCGCTCCCACGCCTTGTCGGTGACACCTGCGTCCGTCATTTCAAATTCACAATCTGATGTCGTCATCTGCGATAAGCCTCCTTATGCCTGATCTATGTGCGGCCGATACCGCTTGTCAGAAGTGCGATCCCGCACGCTCTGGTCCAGCATTTCCTTTTATGTCCCGCAGGGCCATCCCTGTCAGTGAAGTTCCACTCCCGCATCCGCAGCCTGGCGGCGCAGACGCTCCGTCGCCCGTGACAGCAATGTGCCCATGATCTGCGGCCGCACAGACAGCTCTTCGGCGATTTCGGCATAGCTGTAACCGGAATAACGAAGCAGCAGAGCCTTGCGGTCCCGCTCATCCAGTCCGTCCAGCCAATGCCGGACCTCCTCCTGGTCCAGCTGCCGCATCCATTCCTCCTCGCCCGACGGCGAGGAACCGCCTGCCGGCTGCTCCCGCTCACTCTGTTCGGCCAATTCGCGTTCTCTCGCCGCCCGTCCCATATAGTCATAAGCAAGACGAGTGCTTACCCGGTGCAGCCAGGCGCCGGGAGCCTCCAGATTGTCGGGCGGTTGTCTATACAGCCTCAGGAACGTCTCCTGTGCGAGATCCTCCGCGACCGCTTCGTCACGCAGCAGCGCGGCCAGCTTGCGGAGCACTCCAGGATAGTATTCGTAAAAGATTTGTTTGAACAGGGAAGATTCCGGAAATCCCAAGATTGTTCCTCCTCTCTAGCTGCAGCTGTTAATTAGACGGCCGGGAAGTGGGTTTTGTATCAGGCTGGAATAAAAAAACTGATCCTTCGCCCGGCTACCGGTTCACGGCAGCCGGGTAGATCATGGGGGAGCTTAGCGAGCATCGTTTCGGTAATGTGGCGGGGACGGAAGCGGCGGAATAAACAAACCGGCGCCGGCAAGGCGCCGGCGCCAGTAAGCTGGAGGGTTCTTCCTGCCGCACTGATGCAGGGATTCCTTTCCTTTATGAGAGAAGCTTGTTCAGCTGTGTCCTTCCGCAGCAGTCCGCGATTCTCAGCTTTCCTTGGGCGGCTGATAGGAGCTCTTAAGCTTGACGATCAGATTGAACACCGGCTTGCCTGGAGCCGAGTACCGGCTGTCGACATTGAAATAGCCGTGACGGAAGAACTGGAACTTGTCCTGCGGCTTGCTGTCTTTGAGCCCAGGCTCCACAAATCCCTGCAGAATCTCAATCGAATTCGGATTGAGCTGGTCGAGGAAGGTCGGCTCCGGCTTGCCTTCGCCTTCATTCTCCACGCCCTCGCCTTCCGGCTCATCGGCCAGAATGAGCGGCTCATACAGCCGGAATTCGGCTGGAACGGCATGCTGCGCGTCGATCCAGTGAAGCGTGCCCTTAACCTTCCGGGTGCTTGTCTTCGTCTCCGGATCGTAGGTACAGCGCAGCTCGACGACTTCGCCGTTCTCGTCTTTGATCACTTCGTTGCAGGTAATGAAGTAAGCATATTTCAGCCGCACCTCGTTGCCCGGGAACAGACGGAAGAACTTCTTCGGCGGGTTCTCCATGAAATCGTCCCGTTCAATGTAGATTTCACGGGAGAACGGAATCTGGCGGACGCCCATTTCCTCGTTCTCGATATTGTTCTCCGCCTCAAACCACTCGGTCTTGCCTTCCGGATAGTTCGTGATGACGACCTTGAGCGGACGAAGCACCGACATCGTGCGCGGCGCCTTCAGCTTCAGATCCTCGCGGATGAAATGCTCCAGCATGCCGAGGTCGACCAGACCCTGGCTCTTCGAAATGCCCGTCTCGAACACGAAATTGCGGATCGCTTCCGGCGTGTAGCCCCGGCGGCGCAGACCGGAAATGGTCGGCATCCGCGGATCGTCCCAGCCGTCCACATGGCCTTCGTCCACAAGCAGCTTCAGCTTGCGCTTGCTTGTCACCGTCTGGGCCAGGTTGAGGCGGCCGAATTCGTATTGATGCGGCACTGCCGGCATTTCGCATTCGGCGATTACCCAGTCATAGAAGGGGCGCTGATCCTCGAACTCCAGCGAACAGAGTGAATGCGTGATGCCTTCGATGGCATCCTCCAGCGGATGCGCATACGTGTACATCGGATAGATGCACCAGGCGTCGCCCGTGTTATGGTGATGGGCTCTGGCAATGCGATAGAGCACGGGATCGCGAAGGTTGATGTTCGGTGAAGCCATGTCGATCTTGGCGCGCAGCACCTTCTCGCCGTCCTTGAACTCGCCGGCCTTCATGCGCCGGAACAGATCCAGGTTCTCCTCCACGCTGCGTTCCCGGTACGGACTGTTCTTGCCCGGCTCCGTAAGCGTGCCGCGAAGCTCGCGGATTTCATCTGCGCTGAGGTCGTCCACGTACGCCTTGCCCTTCTTGATGAGCAGCTCCGCGCGTTCGTACATTTCGCCGAAATAGTCGGAGGCGAAGCGGAGATTTTCCCATTCATATCCGAGCCACTTGACATCTTCCTCAATCGATTTGACGTACTCCGTATCTTCCTTCAGCGGATTCGTGTCGTCGAACCGCAGATTCGTCTTGCCGCCGAACTCGGCCGCCAGCGTGAAGTTGATCCAGATCGCCTTGGCATGTCCGATATGCAGGTATCCGTTCGGCTCGGGAGGAAAGCGGGTGATAACCTCTTTTACCTTGCCGGAGCTGAGATCTTCGTTGATGATATTTTTAATGAAATTGGAGGGGGTGTTCGGTTTCTCCACAGCAATCAACCTTTCCTACTTTAAGTCTGGTCTTCTTAATATACCCGTTACGCAGTTAATGTTCAATAAAATGGGATTCCACCGTACTGGACAAGTGCTTTGACTTCCCGGCGGGGGATGGAGTAGCATGAATGCAGAAAGGGGAGGTTGGGATGAAACCGGTCAAAATGCCGCAGGATCAGCGCGAGGCAGTACTGGATCATATTCAGGAATATTTCGAGCTTGAGCGAGGAGAGAGTATCGGACGCCTTGCAGCCGACAACATGCTGGAATTCTTCATGGGAGAGCTTGGACCTGCCGTGTACAACCAGGCGCTCAGCGATTGCCGGACACTTGCGGTACAGCGGATGCAGGGCCTCGAAGAGGATATATACGCGCTGGAATGGAAAATCAAACGAAGATAGCGCACGGACACTTGCGGCGTTTGAAGAGATAAACATGATTTCAAGGGGGCGTCAGCTTGTTTCATTTTGTCATCGATGATGAGCTTGTATTGAAACCGCTGGCGTCGGAGCAGGCCGGACCTCTGTTTCAATTGGTGGAGCAGTCGAGAGCCCGGCTCCGGCGCTGGCTGCCCTGGGTGGATGGCGTAACGGAGCCCGCCCATATGGCCAGCTTCATCAAAAGCGCCCTCAAGCAGGGCAGCGAGAATGGCGGCTTTACCGCAGGGCTATGGATTCGCGAGCAGCTTGCGGGCATTATCGGCTTCCACGAGGTCGACTGGCATAACCGCTCGGTCGGCATCGGCTACTGGCTTGGACAGGGCTATGAGGGCAAGGGCTATATGACGAGCGCATGCCGGGTCTTCATCGATTATGCCATGCTGGAAATGGAGCTGAACCGTGTGGAGATTCGCTGCGCGACGGAGAATCTCTCCAGCCGGGCCATTCCGGAACGCCTTGGCTTTGTGCTCGAAGGTATTGTCCGGGAGGCGGAGAAGCTGCCGTCAGGGTATGTTCACCATGCCGTGTACGGCATGCTGCGCAGGGAGTGGAATATGCTGCGGTAGGAGGAATGTCAGGGAGAGCCGCCTGAAGCGAACCGGACTCGCCCTGTACGAAAGGGGAAGACGTGAAATGAGCGAAGCGAGGCGCTCAGGCGGCGGTCAGCCTACTGCGCCTCTTCTAGCCGTTTGCGGAACGAATCGCGGATGCCTGACGCCAAGGCCTCTACGTCAAGCATTTCACGAAGGCCCTCCTTGTCGCCGCGTCCCGCTCCCATAAGGTGCAGCACCCGCGCGATCGTTGCATTCGCCTCGCCGGACGCCACTTTGATCACCTCGGAGCCGGCGGCGATTTCGCCTTCCCGCAGCACGCGGAGATAGAAGCCGCTGTAGCCCGTCTTCAGCACCTCTGCCGGCATGTCGTCCGGCCCGTGCTTCTGCGAGAGCTTGAAGCATGGATAGCGGGGCTGGCTCACCTGCACAAGCGCGGTGCCGATTTCATAAATATCGCCGATGCATACCTCCGTCTCCCGAAGGCCGGAGGTAGTGGCGTTCTCCCCGAAGGCCGCAGGGTCCAGCTTCCGGCCGAGCCAGCTTTCCCAATAGGCGTAATGCTCCGAAGGATACACGCATACGGCCTTGTCCGGCCCGCCGTGGTTGACGAGATCGGCCTGTCCATCTCCTGCCAGCCCGGCGGCGGTCAGAGGCAGCGGTCCCGATACCGGAACTTTGTAGATGCCGGTTTGGAGCGGCTTATCCCGGTACGACACTTCAACAGGCATTCCTACATTCAAGGACTGAATATTCACGATTGATCTCCTCTCTGCTGTCCGTTCGTTTCTACACAAGCCTATAGCTCATGAATACCTCGTCCACATAGCGGCCCGCCAGGTAGAATTCCTCACGCAGCCGGCCCTCCTCGGTAAATCCGCATTTCCGGTAGAAGGCCAGCGCCTGCACATTACAGGACAGCGCGCGAAGTCTCAGCTTGCGCACATCTGCCTCCGCCGCCAGCTTCTTCATCGCTTCGATCAGGGAGCTGCCGACTCCCTGCCGCTGCCAGTCGGGATGAACGGCTATGTAGATCTCGTAGACATGCCGGTTGCATCGGTGGCTGGTAGGACATCCGAAGCCCAGATAACCGCATAGCGAGCCGCCTTTGAGCGCCACTAGCTGGGAGCCGGGCGGCGCATGCAGCAAATATTCCTCGCTGGAGCGCCAGGAGAGAGCCGCGGGAGCGGTATCCTCGTTCCAGATCAGATGGTCCAGCGTGATGAGCTCACGGACGTCGCGGAATTCGGACGGACGGATCAGCAGCGGTTCCGTGTCTGTTCGAAACATTGGTCAGTTCCCCCTTGCATTTGAACAGCTTCTGCGAACGATTGCGGAGAGGCGGGATCGCACTTGTCCCCCAGCCCCCGCTCATTTGCAAAAGCCTTTAAGACTTTTATGCAGCAGGCTCCTCGGCCGCCGGACGGCGGCGGATGCCGTATGCATTAATGACGAAGAATCCGACCGACAGCACCGCCATCGCGCAGGCCAGCCATGCGGTCGGAGCAAGACCGCCCTCATCGAACAGGCTGCCCATGAACAGAGGACCCAGCACCCGGCCGACGGCGCCGATGCCGCCGGACAGGCCCAGGTAGAAGGGCGCGTTCCGGCCGGCATGCTCGGAGATAAACGCCGGCTGCGCCGGCGAAATCAGCATCTCCCCAAGCGTTGTCAGGATCATGGCACACAGCATGCCCCCGTAGCTTGGAACGGTCAGGATGACCACATAACCGAGCAGGTAAAAAATCGCGCTGGCCGTCATCTGCGACGCGGGCTCCGCCGCGAAGCGGCGCCGGATAAGCGAGACCAGCGGCTGGGCGGCAAAGATCAGCACCCCGTTAAGCGTCCATAGAAAGCCATAATATTTCTTCGGCAGTCCTTCCGAAATAATGAATGGCGAAACTCCCGTGTTCCAGATCGAGTTGCCGATCAGCAGAAACAGCGAACCCAGCGCCATGAACAGATAAATGCGTGTATTCAGCATCAGCTTCCAGTTCGACTCCTGGCGTGATGGTCCCCTCCGGGCATCAGCCGGAATCGGACCCGACGAGCCGCCGACCCGTCTCAGATACACAAAGAAAAAAGCCGCAAAAACAGCGGAGGTCGCGCCGTTCAGCACAAAGCTCAGCATATAGGAAATATCGGCGAGGAAGCCGCTCAGCGCCGTACCGACCGCTACCCCGATATTGTTGGCCACATAAATAATATTGAACAGCTGGGCCCGCTGCGAGGCGAAGCGAAAGCCGACAAACGCCTGAATCGCAGGCATGGACAGCGCGTTGAACAGTCCCATAAGCCCCATTGTAACGATAAAAGCGGTCCAGTTCGCGCTTGCAGCCGGGAGTGCGAACAGCGTCAGAGCGTTGACCGCCAGCGAGCCGACAATCAGCCGGTTGACGCCAACCTTGTGATACAGCGACCCGCCCAGCAGCTGCCCCAGAATACCGCCGAGCGACTGAATCAGGATCACGAATCCCGCATCCGTCATGCTGCGTCCCAGCTCATCGAATACATACATTGTCACCAGCGGCCACATCAAGGAACTGCCGGTTGCGTTAATCAGACTTGCGATTAGAAATACTTTGACTTCTCTAGGATAGTTGTCCAAAAACCTCATCTGCCCATACATCCCCTGTAATCTATATGTCACTAATTCACTATAGTATTACGTTTAACCGATGTATCGGGCAAGCCTTTGCACTGCCGCATTAACGCGGCCTCACCTGCACCGTGGTGGAGAAAAAGGTCGCCCCTTTCCCCATATCGCTCAGCCTGTCCGGAGTGAGCACATTGCTCCGCTGCGGACGGTCCTTCCCTTCCCACCACAGCCCCTGGCTGATGACGGTTCCCGGAAGCATCCTGTCAGACACCGAAGCCCACACCTCAATGGAGCCCCGGTCATTGTATACCTTGACCTCATCGCCGTCCTCGATGCCGCGCGCCTCCGCATCCTCCGGATGAATTTGCAGCGTCGGCCGCTTCTCCAGAGCTTGATGCTTCCCGGTATTGGCGAAGGTGGAGTTCAGGAAGTTGTGATTGGGCGGTGAAATGAACATCAGCGGATACTTCTCCTCCGAAGAAGGCCGCCGCAGTCCGTCATAACCTTCGACAAGCGGCGAATAGGCCGGAAGCGGAGGCAGGCCCGCATTTTCCATCGCCCGTGAGAAGAGCTCGATTGTGCCGGAAGGCGTCGTTAAGCGCTCCAGGTAATTGGCTTTGGGGGACATATCCAGCTTCACGAACCGCTCTTCCTTCAACCGTTCCAGCGTCACACCGTGCAGATAGGGATTGCGCGGATAATTCAGCGCTTCCCGGATCATGTCTTCCTCCGTTGCGCGGAACGCCCCATCATCGAAGCCCATAGCTTGTCCAAGGAGAGCGAATACTTCAAAGTTGCTCTTGCAGTCTCCCGGCGGTTCCAGTACCGGCTCCTGAAGCTGGACATAATGATGCCAGTAAGAGCTGTACAGATCGGTATTCTCGAAGGTTGAGGTTGCCGGCAGCACCAGATCGGCGTATTTCGCCGTATCGGTCAGGAATAAATCATGCACGACCGTGAACAGGTCCTCCCGTTCAAAGCCGCGCTTCACCCGCTCCAGATCGGGTGCGACGACAAGCGGATTACTGCAGTAGACGAACAGAGCTTTTATCGGCTGCTCCGTCATTTCCAGCGCTTCTCCGATCCGGTTCATGTTGATGCTGCGCGCCCGCGGGTTCGGACGCAGGTCGGGACGCTCCAGAGCGCGAGCGTTCATTGCGGCATAGGCACCGTTGGACTTGTACGCGCCCCCTCCGGTCTTGAGCCATTGTCCGGTCAGCGCCGGCAGGCAGGAAATGGTGCGCACCGACATGCCGCCGTTATCGTGATGCTGCAGTCCGTTGCCGATATGAATGTAGGACACCGCTGCTTCCCCGTACATCCGGGCCAGACGCTCGATATCGGCAGCCGGAATGCCCGTTATCTCGGCTACTGCTTCCGGCGTGTATTCCTTCGCCTGCTCTCTCAGCTCTTCATGTCCGGTTGTGTAAGCGGCCAGGAAGCTATCGTCCGTCAGCCTGTCGCGGAACAGAATATGCATAATGCCAAGGGCAAGTGCCGCATCCGTTCCGGGATATAGCGGCAGGAACCAGTCTCCCCACTGGGCGGTCCGGTTCCGGTGAACGTCGATCACGACCACCTTGGCCCCTTTCTTCCGCGCCTGCTCGGCGAGTACAACCTGATGCATGTTGGTGCTGACGATATTGCCGCCCCATACGAGGATCAGATCGGCATTCACGATGTCCTCGGGACTCGTTCCGCCGCCGAAGCCCATCGTATATTTCCAGCCCGCACTTCCGGCGGAGTTGCAGATCGTCTGCTCCAGCCGGCTTGCTCCGAGCGCGTTGAAGAAACGCCGGTCCATGCCTTCAACACTGAGTATGCCCATATTGCCGTAGAAGCTGTAGGGCAGAATGCTCTCCGGCCCGTATTCCTCCGACAGCCGGGAGAAGGTTCCGGCGATTTCGGCGATCGCCTCATCCCAGGAGACCGGCTCGAAACGGCCTTCTCCCTTAGGACCTACCCGGCGCATAGGCGTTGTCAGCCGCTCCGGGTGATGGACGCGCTCCGCCATGTGCCGTACCTTGTTGCAGATGGCTCCCCGGGTTACCGGATGCTCCGGATTCCCTGTTACCTTTACGATTTTGCCGTCTTTCTTATGAACAAGAAGTCCGCAAGTGTCGGGACAATCCAGCGGGCACACCGCCGGGAATACGCCGTTCTTCACTTCTCTCATGCTTGCAGTCCTCCATATGCGGTCAGTCTGTGTTTGTTACTATTTTATAGTCGCATATTTTCAAAGAAAAGACCAAACCCTTTTAGAGACTCATGATTCGCAGGATAACGCGCAGGGTAATAACAAGCATGAAATACTCCCTATTTTCCCGCCGCACCTCTTGACGGTTTCGTTCCCCCGGGCCGCCAATGATGACGGCGTTTTTTTTGTCTCATCACGCTCTATCTGCATACTATCCATCCATTCAGTTCTACGAAGATGTATTTGATGCAAAGTTATTAGTAAAAGGTAGGAAGTTGGCTTATTTTGATTTGAACGGATTATGGCTTGCGTTAAATGTGGAAGAAGGTATTCCACGTAAAGCTCGAAGTATTAGGCGTAAATGTTCTCCCAGGTCGTATAAGGGATGAGAAGGATAAAAGGTCCATTTATTTCACTGATCCTGATGGGCATAAATTTGAATTTCATACGGGTACGCTTCAGGATAGGCTTTCATATGACAAAGACGATAAAGCACATATGATTTTTTATGACTATTAAATCAACTCATTTCCCCCGAGTGCTATAAGTTAGCTTAAGATCTATTTTCATAAAAAAAGAGTACCACTCCGTTTGGAGCCGTACCCTTCGTAATTGCTATTCGGAACATGCGGAGCAGATGACCTTAAGCGTGCTTCTTCACGCCGGCAGCCGCGCTGTCGATCGACTGAACTGCGGCAGGAGTCTTGCGCAGATAGGCGTTGAAGTAGGCGCCAGCCACGAACAGAGCGCCGCCCACCAGATTGCCGAGCCATACCGGAGCGAAATTGCCGAAGTATTCGCCCCAGCTGAAATGGCCTTCGAAGATGGCGGCCGGAATCAGGAACATATTAGCCACAACGTGCTGGAATCCGATGGCAACGAACGCCATGGTCGGGAACCAGATGCCGAGGATTTTGCCGCTGAAGTTGTCGGCGCCGTAGGACAGCCATACCGCCAAAGCTACGAGCCAGTTACAGCCGATACCCGATACGAACGCCTGCAGGAAGGTGGCATCCAGCTTGTGCTGCGCCAGGTCTACGAGTTTATCAAGATAGACGCCGTCGGCCGTCAGACCGACGACATGGCCGAAGAAGTAGGCGACGAACAAAGCCCCCACAAAGTTGCTGATCGTAATAAGCACGAGATTCTTGATCGTTTCGGCGAAGGTAATCTTCTTGGACATAAAAGCGAGCGGGACGGCCATCATATTGCCGGTCAGCAGCTCGCCGCCCGCCAGCAGCACGAGAATCAGGCCAACCGGGAACAAGGCCGCTCCGATAAAGGACGCGATCGAACCCCATTCCTTCGGCGCGCTGGCAATGACGCGAATATCAAGCAAATATCCGAGAGCGATGAACGCTCCTCCCAGAAAGCCGAGAATGAGCACGGCGAGCAGAGGGTTGTGAGCCTTCTTGATTCCGTTCTCCACCGTCACTTCGGCTATTTGCTGTGGTTTGTTATAAGCCATGGTTTCTGTCTCCTTCACAAAATACTTTAAATTTTTTCTATTAACCCTACTGCCTCATTTTATCGCGTTACTACGGACAATAACGTGACAAATATCACTCATGGAAAGAGGCTAGTGAATTTTTTCACCCAGTTTGCAAACTTTTCACCTCTTCCTTAAAATGTAAAATTATAATATTTAATACGCTGCGGCCTCCGCTAATTTTCCGGGTCTAGGCTGGATAGCATCACCAAAGAGCGGCAGTCCCTATAACGACAAAAAACCGGGGCCTTCCGGCCCCGGTTCTCCAGTCTTGCGTTGTATTCCGCTTCAATATATCCCTTCGAAACTCATGCCTCACCGGCAGGGAACGTTCTCCCGCAGTGACGCTGCGCTTGTACCGTCGTTACGCTTGTACCGTCTCTTTCACCGCCGTCTTCGGCAGCGCCTGAAGGCCTGCCGTATTCAGGAAGTTCCACGGCTTGTTGTAATGCGGCTGGAAGAAGAAATCGACGAATGCCAGCTGATCGACCGTCATTTGGTTCTGAATGCATACCGAAATCGTGTTGATCGACTGCGTCAGATCCGCCTTCGACATGATCTGGGCGCCGAGAATGCGGCGGGTTGCGCGCTCGTAGACGACTTTGAGCAGCACTTCTTCAAATGTAGGCATAAACTCCGGACGGTAGTTATCCTTCACCAGCACCGCTTCGGCATCAATGCCTTCGTGAAGCGCAGCAGCTTCGGTCAATCCGGTGCCGGCAATGTTGTCTTCATAAATCTTGATGCCCGAAGTGCCCTGCGTTCCCATATACGGGATACTCTGGCTGACCAGGTTGCGGGCGATCAGAGTTCCCATGCGGACCGCGTTGGTAGCGAGCGGAATGTAGGCTTTCTTGCCGGTCGGGTTGTAGTGGATGGCGCAGCTGTCGCCTGCCGCAAATACGTCCGCAGCGCTGGTGCGCATATAGTTGTCGACGATGATCGCTCCATTGGCCAGCATGTCGACCTGACCCTTCAGCAGCTCGGTGTTCGGACGGAAGCCGATGCAGAGAATGACGAGGTCGGCCTTGTATTCGCCTTTATCGGTCACTACGGTCGTCACTTTGCCGTCCTCTCCCTTGAAGGAGCTGACCTTTTCCCCAAGTGCCAGATCAATGCCGTGATCCTTCAGGGACTGTTCAATCGGTGCCGTAAACTCGGGATCCAGGTATTTGCTCAGAATCCGGTCTTCCGCATCAATCAGCGTCACTTCCTTGCCGTTCTGCTGGAACGCTTCAACCAGCTCGATTCCGATATAACCGGCGCCGACCACGGTGATGCGTTTGGCCTGCTCGGCTTTCTCGATGATCGTGTTCGAATGGCGATAGTTTTTGGACAATACGATATTTTCAAGCTCCATGCCCTCAAGCTTCGGAACGATCGGCCATGATCCCGTAGTGACAATCAGCTTGTCGTACGAATCGCCGAATTCCTCTCCGGTCTTCAGATTGCGGGCACGCAGCGTTTTGCTCTTGGTATCAACGGAGGTGACTTCATGCAGCATGTTCGTCTTGACTCCCAGTTCCGCCAGCTTCTCCGGCGAAGAATAGAACAGGCCTTGGGGGTCTTTTACCACTCCTCCCACATACAGCGCAATGCCGCAGGAGAGAAAAGAGATATTGTCGTTCCGTTCGTATACAGTAATTTCAGCATCCGGGTAGAGCTGGGCGGTATTCACGATGGCGGCGGTTCCTGCATGGGTGCAACCTATAACAACGACTTTCATGATTTCTTCCTCCTCCAAAATGGATATTTCAATATTTATGTGATTTATTTCACTTTATATAGTCATTATATTGTGATTTATATCACATTTCAACCCTTTTGCACCCGAGTTAACCCAATATTCACAATTTTAAATTTTAAGTGACATTCTTGGCAAAAGTGATTCATCGCTGCAAAACGGTGCGCACCGCTTCCTTTACCGGTTGTTTCGGCCGATTTATCCTTATCTTTCCCGCCAGAGAACGGCTTATGTCCGTCAGAATCAGGGAATAAAGGCCGGCCCGGAAACGCTAAAAACCCGATTCCAGAGGAACCGGGGGAAGTACTTGAGCGATATGAGTGCTGAGCAGCGCTATTTAAGCCAGGCCGGTCAGCACCCCGTCCTCATCGATCCGCAGCTCTTCGGCGGCCGGCTTGACGGGGAGACCCGGCATCGTCACGATGCTGCCGGTGATGACGACGGCGAATCCTGCGCCAAGGGACAGGGTGATGTCCCGAACCTGGACCGTGAAGCCTTCCGGAGCGCCCAGCAGCCTCGGCTGATCGGAGAACGAATACGGCGTCTTCGCCATGCAGACTTGAAGCTCGCCGAGTCCGAGCCGCTCAATCAGTGCAAGGCTGCGTTTGGCCGCAGGGCTGAAGGCGACCTCCGCGCCGCGGTAGATTTCCTTGACGATCTTGCCGATCTTCGATGGAATATCAAGCTGGTCCTCATACAGCGGAGCGAACTCCGCAGCGCTTTCGCGGTCAAGCAGCTTCTTCAGCTCTTCCGCAAGCTCCAGACCTCCGGCACCGCCTTCGGCCCAGGCTTTGGAGATCGCGGCCGACACGCCAAGACGCCGGCAGGCGTCGATAATCGCCTGGACTTCGGCTTCACTGTCTCCTTCAAAATGGTTCAGGGCGACCAGCACAGGAACCCCGAATTTGCGCAGGTTCTCGATATGCCGCTCCATATTCGCAAGTCCGGCCAGCAGCGCCGCGCGGTTAGGCGCGTACAGCTCTCCCTTCGGGATTCCACCGTTGTACTTGAGCGCCTTCACCGTTACCACCAGCACGGCTGCGCTTGGCGCAAGCCCCGCCTGGCGGCATTTAATGTCCATGAACTTCTCCGCTCCAAGATCGGCGCCGAAGCCCGCTTCCGTAACGACGACTTCACCGAGCTTCAGGGCGTACCGGGTACCGATCACACTGCTGCAGCCATGGGCGATGTTGGCGAATGGTCCGCCGTGAACGATAACCGGCGTGCCTTCCAGCGTCTGCACCAGATTCGGCTTCACCGCTTCCTTCAGCAGTGCGCTCATGGCCTCCACCGCATTCAGGCGGTCCGCCGTGACCGGCTTCCCTTCCCGATCGTAACCGACCAGCATCCGTCCTAGTCTCGCCTTCAGATCGGACAGATCGCTGCATAGACACAGCACGGCCATGATTTCCGAAGCCGTAGTAATCTGGAATCCGCTCTCCCGGACGACGCCGTTGCCGTCCCCAAGACCTGTGACGATATTCCGCAGGCTGCGGTCATTCATATCCAGCACCCTTTTCCAGACAATACGTTGAGGGTCC includes these proteins:
- a CDS encoding molybdopterin-containing oxidoreductase family protein — protein: MREVKNGVFPAVCPLDCPDTCGLLVHKKDGKIVKVTGNPEHPVTRGAICNKVRHMAERVHHPERLTTPMRRVGPKGEGRFEPVSWDEAIAEIAGTFSRLSEEYGPESILPYSFYGNMGILSVEGMDRRFFNALGASRLEQTICNSAGSAGWKYTMGFGGGTSPEDIVNADLILVWGGNIVSTNMHQVVLAEQARKKGAKVVVIDVHRNRTAQWGDWFLPLYPGTDAALALGIMHILFRDRLTDDSFLAAYTTGHEELREQAKEYTPEAVAEITGIPAADIERLARMYGEAAVSYIHIGNGLQHHDNGGMSVRTISCLPALTGQWLKTGGGAYKSNGAYAAMNARALERPDLRPNPRARSINMNRIGEALEMTEQPIKALFVYCSNPLVVAPDLERVKRGFEREDLFTVVHDLFLTDTAKYADLVLPATSTFENTDLYSSYWHHYVQLQEPVLEPPGDCKSNFEVFALLGQAMGFDDGAFRATEEDMIREALNYPRNPYLHGVTLERLKEERFVKLDMSPKANYLERLTTPSGTIELFSRAMENAGLPPLPAYSPLVEGYDGLRRPSSEEKYPLMFISPPNHNFLNSTFANTGKHQALEKRPTLQIHPEDAEARGIEDGDEVKVYNDRGSIEVWASVSDRMLPGTVISQGLWWEGKDRPQRSNVLTPDRLSDMGKGATFFSTTVQVRPR
- a CDS encoding FAD-dependent oxidoreductase, giving the protein MKVVVIGCTHAGTAAIVNTAQLYPDAEITVYERNDNISFLSCGIALYVGGVVKDPQGLFYSSPEKLAELGVKTNMLHEVTSVDTKSKTLRARNLKTGEEFGDSYDKLIVTTGSWPIVPKLEGMELENIVLSKNYRHSNTIIEKAEQAKRITVVGAGYIGIELVEAFQQNGKEVTLIDAEDRILSKYLDPEFTAPIEQSLKDHGIDLALGEKVSSFKGEDGKVTTVVTDKGEYKADLVILCIGFRPNTELLKGQVDMLANGAIIVDNYMRTSAADVFAAGDSCAIHYNPTGKKAYIPLATNAVRMGTLIARNLVSQSIPYMGTQGTSGIKIYEDNIAGTGLTEAAALHEGIDAEAVLVKDNYRPEFMPTFEEVLLKVVYERATRRILGAQIMSKADLTQSINTISVCIQNQMTVDQLAFVDFFFQPHYNKPWNFLNTAGLQALPKTAVKETVQA
- a CDS encoding formate--tetrahydrofolate ligase is translated as MRLITEIAAETGIGEEHLELYGKYKAKLAPSLWQELKDRPNGKLVLVTAVNPTPAGEGKTLTTIGLAQAMNKAGVKTVAALREPSLGPCLGMKGGATGSGKAQIVPADDINLHFTGDIHAVTSAHNLLSAMIDNHIFQGNELNLDPQRIVWKRVLDMNDRSLRNIVTGLGDGNGVVRESGFQITTASEIMAVLCLCSDLSDLKARLGRMLVGYDREGKPVTADRLNAVEAMSALLKEAVKPNLVQTLEGTPVIVHGGPFANIAHGCSSVIGTRYALKLGEVVVTEAGFGADLGAEKFMDIKCRQAGLAPSAAVLVVTVKALKYNGGIPKGELYAPNRAALLAGLANMERHIENLRKFGVPVLVALNHFEGDSEAEVQAIIDACRRLGVSAAISKAWAEGGAGGLELAEELKKLLDRESAAEFAPLYEDQLDIPSKIGKIVKEIYRGAEVAFSPAAKRSLALIERLGLGELQVCMAKTPYSFSDQPRLLGAPEGFTVQVRDITLSLGAGFAVVITGSIVTMPGLPVKPAAEELRIDEDGVLTGLA
- a CDS encoding formate/nitrite transporter family protein; translated protein: MAYNKPQQIAEVTVENGIKKAHNPLLAVLILGFLGGAFIALGYLLDIRVIASAPKEWGSIASFIGAALFPVGLILVLLAGGELLTGNMMAVPLAFMSKKITFAETIKNLVLITISNFVGALFVAYFFGHVVGLTADGVYLDKLVDLAQHKLDATFLQAFVSGIGCNWLVALAVWLSYGADNFSGKILGIWFPTMAFVAIGFQHVVANMFLIPAAIFEGHFSWGEYFGNFAPVWLGNLVGGALFVAGAYFNAYLRKTPAAVQSIDSAAAGVKKHA